The Streptomyces sp. WZ-12 genome segment CACCCGCCCGCCCCGCCGCCGGCCCCACCGCCGGCCCCGCCGAGTCGACCGCGGCGCACGGGCGGAAGCTGATCACCCCCGTCCACACCACCCCCGACGACTGGAAGGCCGTCGCCAAGGCGATGGGCCGCGGCGGCGACGTGAAGCGCAACGTGATGTTCCACATCGGGCTCCCCCGCCGGGACCTCCGGGTGGTCTCCCACCGCGTCCGGGTCCGATCGGCCCTCGCCCTGGGCTCGCACTGCTCCTTCGTCCGGTACACCGACCACAGCACCCTGCTGATGGGCGACATCGTGGTCACCGAGCACGAACTGCAGGACTTCATCGACACGTTGCAGGAACACCGGATCCGGCTGACCGCCCTGCACAAGCACCTGCTGGCCCAGCGCCCCAACGTCTGGTGGGTCCATGTGCACGCGCACGGCCACCACCCGGTGGCGGTGGCGCGCGGGTTGCGCGCCGCGTTCGCCGGCACCGGGACCCCGCCGCCGGCGACCTCCGACCCGGACGAGGAGGTCGACCTGGACACCGCCGGGATCGCCCGCGCCCTGGGCGCCAAGGGTTCCGTGGACGACGGGATCTACAAGTGCGTCTTCGTCCGCCGCGAGAAGATCACCGACGGCCATATGGTGCTCCCGCCGGGCCTGGGCTCGACCAGTGCCCTCAACTTCCAACCGCTGGGCCACGGACGGGCCGCGATCAGCGCGGACTGCTGCATGGTCGCCGACGAGGTCCAGCACGTGCTCCGGGCGCTGCGACGGGCCGGCGCCAAGCTGGTGGAGCTCCACAACCACGGGCTGACCGACCACCCCCGGCTGTTCTTCGTGCACTTCTGGGTGGTCGGCGACGCGGTCCGGCTCGCCCGCGCGCTGCGTCCCGCGCTGGACGCCACCAACGTCGTCCCGGCCGGCTGATCCGACGCCGGGCGACCACGGGCGACGGGCCGACGACCGCCGGGCGGACGGCAGTTGTCGGCCCGGCGCCGGGCCGACATCCTCCGCACCGGCTCCCCCGCGCAGTCGGCCGGTTCCCCCGGCACGCCCCGCTTCGCCGCACCGAGGGGCCGTGCCGTGCTGACCCGGTCGACCCGCCGTTCCCACTCCCGCCCACGAAAAGGAGTTGCACGGTGCGCCGAGAGGGGATTACCTCTAACCTCCGAGCCCCGGCCACCACGCGCCGCCGGGCCACGACGACACAACGAGAGGAGGGACGGGTCGATGACCACCATGACCATCTCGCCCGTCCCCTCCCGGGGTTCCGACCAGAGCTGAACCCCGGAGGCGGACGGGCACCTTCAAGGGAGTGCCCCCGACCGTGGAAACACCCGAACTGACGCTGCGTCCGCTCGCCGGACCGCACGAGCTCGACCTCTTCAACCGCCTGCCCTACCTCCTCAACGACGAGCTGGCGGACGACCTCGCCCAGGGCCGTCGACGGCCGGAGTGGATGTGGCTGGCGCTCCGCGGCGACCGGCCGCTGGCCAGGCTCGCCTGGTGGACCCGACCGGGAAACGACGCCCCGGCCCTGCTGGACCTCCTCGACCTCGACGACGAACTCCCGGGCCACGAGCGGATCGACGTCGGCGTCCGCCTGTTGCGCACCGCCCTGGCCGCCACCCTCCCGCGCGGCGCCACCCCGCCCGAGTACGGCCGCTTCGTCCCGCCCGACTGGCGCGACACCCCGGCCGCCCGGCAGGTCGTCCGGGACCGGATGACGGTCCTGGAGCGCGCCGGCGCCCGGCCGTTCGTCGAGCGGCTGCGCCTGGAGTGGCGCCCGGGGACGCCGGTCCCCACGCCGACCGGACGCCTCTCCTTCACCCCGGCACCGGACCCGGAGCCGCTGCTCGCCCTGATGACCGGGGCGCTCGCCGGCACCCTGGACGCGCACAGCCGCGCCGACCTGACCCGGATGTCCCCGCGCGCGGCGGCCGTCGAGCACTACGACGGCGAGCTCGCCAACTACACCAGCCCCAGGGACTGGTGGCGCGTCGCCACCCTCCCCGGCGGCGCTCCGGTGGGCTTCGTCCTCCCCGCCCACAACGGCTACAACGCCGTCGTCGCCTATATCGCCGTGCTGCCCGAGCACCGCGGCAACGGCTACATCGACGACCTGCTCGCCGAGGGCACCCGCGTCCTCGCCGCACAGGACGTCCCCCGCATCCGGGCGTCCACGGACCTCGGCAACTCCCCCATGGCAGCCGCCTTCCAGCGCGCCGGCTACGTCAACATCGGCCGCGAGATCACCATGGTGTGGGAGTGAGCGGGGCGGGCCCGGGGGCCGTGCCGGCAGTGCGCAGGCGGCGCGGTGCTCCGGGCCGCGGGCGCCCGAGCCCGCCGGAAAATACCGGGCGGCGGACCCGGCCGGCGCAGTACGGTCCGGGCATGGTGGACGAGGACGGGTACTTCGGAGAGGGCGTCGCGGCCAGGTACGACGCGGACTGTGCGGAGATGTTCGCGGCGGAGGCGGTGGATCCGGCGGTGACGCTGCTGGCCCAACTGGCCGGGCGGGGCCGGGCGTTGGAGCTGGGCGTCGGCACGGGGCGGATCGCGCTGCCGCTGGCCCGCCGCGGGGTCCCGGTGCACGGCATCGACCTGTCCCGGGCGATGGTCGCCCGGCTGCGGGCCAAGCCGGGCGGCGACGACATCGGCGTGAGCATCGGCGACTTCGCGACGACGCGGGTGGCCGGGCGCTTCTCCGTCGCCTATCTGGTCTTCAACACCGTCATGAATCTGACGTCCCAACAGGCGCAGGTCGACTGCTTCCGCAACGTCGCTGACCACCTCGAACGGGGTGGCGCCTTCGTCGTCGAGGTGATGGTCCCCGAGCTGCGCAAGCTGCCGCCCGGGGCGCAGGCCGTCCCGTTCCAGACCGGCCCGACGCGCTGGGCGTACGACGTCTACGACGTGGCGACGCAGGCGATGAGCTCCCACTACGTCGACGTGGTCGACGGCCGCGGCAGCTTCTCCTCGACGCCCTTCCGGTACGTCTGGCCGGCGGAGCTCGATCTGATGGCGCAGCTCGCCGGGTTGCGGCTGCGCGAGCGGTGGGGCGGATGGGCAGAGGAGCTGTTCACGGGCGAGAGCCAACGGCACGTGTCCGTCTGGGAGAAGCCCGTCCGCGCCGATGGGTAAGGGAAGTTGACCGGTCGTCTCCCTCGTGCGCCCCGAGCCGGCCGGGAGACGCGACCGGCGCGAAAACCGATTGGCCGGCGGGGCCCGGACCAGGAAGAGTGTGCGGGGGCGCCGCTCGTCGCGTTGCGATCGGGTGCCGGGTTCCGCAATTTTCGCAACGATTCCTCAGTTTGGGCCGATTCATGGGGCATGTAGAAGTCGCGCACGTGGAGTACTACCTGCCGGACGGGCGGGTGTTGCTCGATGACGCCTCCTTCCGGGTGGGCGAGGGGGCCGTCGCCGCGCTCGTCGGGGCGAACGGCGCGGGCAAGACCACGCTGTTGCGGCTGATCTCGGGCGAGTTGAAGCCGCACGGCGGATCGGTGACGGTCAGCGGGGGCCTTGGGGTGATGCCGCAGTTCGTCGGCTCGGTGCGGGACGAGCGGACGGTGCGCGACCTGCTCGTGGCGGTCGCACCGGAGCGGATCCGGCACGCGGCGCACGCCGTCGACGAGGCCGAACTCGCCCTCATGGAGCGGGACGACGAGGCGGCCCAGATGGGTTACGCCCAGGCGCTGAGCGACTGGGCGGAGGCGCGCGGCTACGAGGCCGAGACGGTGTGGGACATGTGCACCACGTCGGCGCTGGGCATCCCGTACGAGAAGGCGCAGTGGCGGGCGGTGCGGACGCTGTCCGGCGGTGAGCAGAAGCGGCTGGTGCTGGAGGCGTTGCTGCGCGGGCCCGACGGGGTGCTGTTGCTCGACGAGCCGGACAACTACCTGGACGTGCCGGGGAAGCAGTGGCTTGAGGAGCAGTTGCGGGAGACCCGCAAGACGGTGCTGTTCGTCTCGCACGACCGGGAGTTGCTGGCGCGGTCCGCGCGGCGGATCGTGAGCGTGGAGCCCGGGCCGGCCGGCAGCGACGTGTGGGTGCACGGCGGCGGCTTCGCGACGTACCACGCGGCGCGGGCGGAGCGGTTCGAGCGCTTCGAGGAGTTGCGGCGGCGGTGGGACGAGAAGCACGCCCAGTTGAAGAGGCTGGTCGTGGACATGCGGCAGTACGCCTCGCGCAGCGACGAGATGGCGTCGCGGTACCACGCGGCGCAGACCCGGCTCCAGAAGTTCGAGGAGATCGGCCCGCCACCGGAGCCGCCGCGGCCGCAGAAGATCACCATGCGGCTCAAGGGCGGCCGCACCGGGGTGCGCGCGGTCACCTGCCAACGGCTGGCACTGACCGGGCTGATGAAGCCGTTCGACCTGGAGGTCTTCTACGGCGAGCGGGTCGCGGTGCTGGGCTCCAACGGGTCGGGGAAGTCGCACTTCCTGCGGCTGCTGGCGGGCGAGGACGTGGCGCACACGGGGCAGTGGAAGCTGGGCGCCCGGGTGGCGCCGGGGCACTTCGCACAGACCCACGCACACCCCGAGCTGATGGGGCGCACGCTGTGCGACATCCTGTGGACCGAGCATGCGAAGAGCCGGGGGCCGGCGATGAGCGCGCTGCGCCGTTACGAGCTGGACCAGCACGGGGACAAGCCGTTCGAGAAGCTGTCCGGCGGGCAGCAGGCCCGGTTCCAGATCCTGCTGTTGGAGACCGGTGGCGCCACCGCGCTGCTGTTGGACGAGCCGACCGACAACCTGGACCTGGAGTCGGCCGAGGCGCTCCAGAAGGGGCTGGAGGCGTACGAGGGGACGGCGCTGGTGGTCACGCACGACCGCTGGTTCGCCCGGTCGTTCGACCGGTTCCTGGTCTTCGGTCAGGACGGCCGGGTCCGGGAGGTGCCGGAGCCGGTGTGGGACGAGGGACGGGTGGAGCGCCGTCGCTAGGGGGTTCTCCTAGCGCACGCGGCACGGGAGGGGAAATCCGCCGCCACCCTCGGGGCGGACTCTCGGCCGTGTTCGGACCGGTTTCCGATGCGCCGTTCGGGCCGCCGGGGACCGGCCGAACAGGGCGCGGACAGAAGGACGTTCGACGCCCCGGGTCCGCTCCTGCGCGCATCCGCCCCAGAGCCGCGCACCCGCCCCAGCATCCCCAACTCTGTCGCCGCCAGGGGTGGTGCGCGGCCGGTGGAACGCCGGGTCGGCGCTCTACTGCACCGGAACATTCCCGTCAAGGTGGTGAATTCGGGCCCGAAAGTGGGCAGTTGACCCTTGTCTTGACGCGGTGATTGACTTCCCGCGTCACCCGGCGCCGCTCCGCGCCCGCGACCCGGAGGCCGGAAAGGGATCACCGGGTCCGTCGGAATCCGCGGGCAGCGCCACGGCTCCGGGTGAGCTGTGGTCACGCATGTCCTTCAACAGGCTGCCGCCCGTCGAGGATCGAGGCCCATCGGAGCGTGAGGATCACCGTCGCATGAGGATAAGCGTCGTCGTCCCCGCCTACCGCGCCCGGGACGCGCTGGAGTTGTGTCTGCTGGCCCTGGCCCGCCAATCGCTCGACACCGCGCACGCGGCCGAGGTGATCGTGGTGGACGACGGCTCCGCGGACGGCACGGACCGGATGGTGGCCGCGCTGCCGGCCGGCCTCGACGTCCGCTACGTCTACGAGCCGCGCTCCCCCGCGTCCGGGCGGGCGCGGGCCCGCAACCTCGGGCTGGCGCACGCGACGGGCGACCTCGTCGTGCTGCTCGACGCGGACCAGGTGGTGGCGCCGACGTTCCTCGCCGAGCACGCCCGGGCCCATGCCGAGGGCGATGACCTGGTGGTCGTCGGCCGGCGGTTCCAGTTGGGGGACGGCCCGGTCGACCGGGAGCGACTGCGGTACGAGTTCAGTTTCGAGGCGCTGCCGCCGGTGGTGCGCGGCGACGAACGGGAGCCGGTGCTGGAGGCGTTCGACTGCGAGCTGGCCGGGCTGGAGACCGCCTGGCACTACGTGTGGGCCTGCAACGCCTCGGTGCGGCGCGGTCATCTGGTGGCGGCCGGCGGCTTCGACGAGGCGTTCGTCGGCTGGGGGTTGGAGGACGCGGAGCTGGGCTACCGGCTCACCCGCCGCGGCCTGCGCCTGCGGTACGCCACCGAGCCGGCCGTCTACCACCTGCACCGGGAGTCGCCCCCCGCGGCCCGGCACGGCGAATGGCGGCGCAATCTCGCCCACTTCGCGAGCGTGCACGACGACGTGGTGGTGCTGCTCCAGCGGGTCTTCGAACCGGTCGTCGACCCGACCGGCCCGGGCTGGGGCCGGCACGAGTGCGCGCTCCGCTTCGAACTCGCCGCCCGC includes the following:
- a CDS encoding class I SAM-dependent DNA methyltransferase; translated protein: MVDEDGYFGEGVAARYDADCAEMFAAEAVDPAVTLLAQLAGRGRALELGVGTGRIALPLARRGVPVHGIDLSRAMVARLRAKPGGDDIGVSIGDFATTRVAGRFSVAYLVFNTVMNLTSQQAQVDCFRNVADHLERGGAFVVEVMVPELRKLPPGAQAVPFQTGPTRWAYDVYDVATQAMSSHYVDVVDGRGSFSSTPFRYVWPAELDLMAQLAGLRLRERWGGWAEELFTGESQRHVSVWEKPVRADG
- a CDS encoding LppY/LpqO family protein codes for the protein MAEDRQQTTDPRVGSPRRRVLAAAALVPVFAATPTPAPARPAAGPTAGPAESTAAHGRKLITPVHTTPDDWKAVAKAMGRGGDVKRNVMFHIGLPRRDLRVVSHRVRVRSALALGSHCSFVRYTDHSTLLMGDIVVTEHELQDFIDTLQEHRIRLTALHKHLLAQRPNVWWVHVHAHGHHPVAVARGLRAAFAGTGTPPPATSDPDEEVDLDTAGIARALGAKGSVDDGIYKCVFVRREKITDGHMVLPPGLGSTSALNFQPLGHGRAAISADCCMVADEVQHVLRALRRAGAKLVELHNHGLTDHPRLFFVHFWVVGDAVRLARALRPALDATNVVPAG
- a CDS encoding glycosyltransferase family 2 protein translates to MRISVVVPAYRARDALELCLLALARQSLDTAHAAEVIVVDDGSADGTDRMVAALPAGLDVRYVYEPRSPASGRARARNLGLAHATGDLVVLLDADQVVAPTFLAEHARAHAEGDDLVVVGRRFQLGDGPVDRERLRYEFSFEALPPVVRGDEREPVLEAFDCELAGLETAWHYVWACNASVRRGHLVAAGGFDEAFVGWGLEDAELGYRLTRRGLRLRYATEPAVYHLHRESPPAARHGEWRRNLAHFASVHDDVVVLLQRVFEPVVDPTGPGWGRHECALRFELAARALAGRLRPAPTG
- a CDS encoding GNAT family N-acetyltransferase, with amino-acid sequence METPELTLRPLAGPHELDLFNRLPYLLNDELADDLAQGRRRPEWMWLALRGDRPLARLAWWTRPGNDAPALLDLLDLDDELPGHERIDVGVRLLRTALAATLPRGATPPEYGRFVPPDWRDTPAARQVVRDRMTVLERAGARPFVERLRLEWRPGTPVPTPTGRLSFTPAPDPEPLLALMTGALAGTLDAHSRADLTRMSPRAAAVEHYDGELANYTSPRDWWRVATLPGGAPVGFVLPAHNGYNAVVAYIAVLPEHRGNGYIDDLLAEGTRVLAAQDVPRIRASTDLGNSPMAAAFQRAGYVNIGREITMVWE
- a CDS encoding ABC-F family ATP-binding cassette domain-containing protein is translated as MGHVEVAHVEYYLPDGRVLLDDASFRVGEGAVAALVGANGAGKTTLLRLISGELKPHGGSVTVSGGLGVMPQFVGSVRDERTVRDLLVAVAPERIRHAAHAVDEAELALMERDDEAAQMGYAQALSDWAEARGYEAETVWDMCTTSALGIPYEKAQWRAVRTLSGGEQKRLVLEALLRGPDGVLLLDEPDNYLDVPGKQWLEEQLRETRKTVLFVSHDRELLARSARRIVSVEPGPAGSDVWVHGGGFATYHAARAERFERFEELRRRWDEKHAQLKRLVVDMRQYASRSDEMASRYHAAQTRLQKFEEIGPPPEPPRPQKITMRLKGGRTGVRAVTCQRLALTGLMKPFDLEVFYGERVAVLGSNGSGKSHFLRLLAGEDVAHTGQWKLGARVAPGHFAQTHAHPELMGRTLCDILWTEHAKSRGPAMSALRRYELDQHGDKPFEKLSGGQQARFQILLLETGGATALLLDEPTDNLDLESAEALQKGLEAYEGTALVVTHDRWFARSFDRFLVFGQDGRVREVPEPVWDEGRVERRR